The following is a genomic window from Phalacrocorax aristotelis chromosome 29, bGulAri2.1, whole genome shotgun sequence.
CGCCGTCGCCTCGCACCTCGCGGTGCACCGGCGGGTGCACACCGGGGGGAAGCCCTTCCCCTGCCCGCGCTGCGGCAAGTGCTTCTGCCAGTGCTCCGGCCTCGTCACCCACCAGCGGGGACACAAGAAGCCCTTGGGGACACCGAAACGGGCGCCGGGTCTCACCGAATCTGCTCCCAGGAGCCCCACAGGACCCCAAAATACAGACATCAGGGATCTCCTGAACTCTGTCCGTCACCGTGGGGACCTCAGGGTGTCACTGCCAACACTCCGGCCTCGTCACCCACCAGTGGGGACACTGAAACAGGCGCCGGGTGTCACCGAATCTGCTCCCAGGAGCCTCAGAGGACCCCGAAATATGGATATTGGGGATCCCCTGAACTCTGCTCATCACCGTGGGGACCTCAGGGTGTCACCGCCAACGCTCCGGCCTCGTCACCCACCAGCAGGGACGCAAGTAGCCCTCGGGGACACCAAAACGGGTGCCGGGTGTCACCGAATCTGCTCCCAGGAGCCTCAGAGGACCCCGAAATATGGATATTGGGGATCCCCTGAACTCTGCTCATCACCGTGGGGACCTCAGGGTGTCACTGCCAACACTCCGGCCTCGTCACCCACCAGTGGGGACACTGAAACAGGCGCCGGGTGTCACCGAATCTGCTCCCAGGAGCCTCAGAGGACCCTGAAATATGGATATTGGGGATCCCCTGAACTCTGCCCGTCACCGTGGGGACCTCAGGGTGTCACCGCCAACGCTCCGGCCTCGTCACCCACCAGCAGGGACGCAAGTAGCCCTCGGGGACACCGAAACGGGTGCCGGGTGTCACCGAATCTGCTCCCAGGAGCCTCAGAGGACCCCGAAATATGGATACCGGGGATCCCCTGAACTCTGCTCATCACCGTGGGGACCTCAGGGTGTCACTGCCAACACTCCGGCCTCGTCACCCACCAGTGGGGACACTGAAACAGGCGCCGGGTGTCACCGAATCTGCTCCCAGGAGCCTCAGAGGACCCTGAAATATGGATATTGGGGATCCCCTGAACTCTGCCCGTCACCTTGGGGACCTCAGGATGTCACTGCCAACACTCTGGCCTCGTCACCCACCGGTGGGGACATGAGCCACCTCAGGGACCCCCCGAATTCAGCTCCGGACACCCTACTCCAGCTCTGGACCCCTCCGACTGTCTCCCCAAATTCAGCTCTGAACCCTGTCCTGCGCCCTCTGGGACCTGGATACCCCCCCGTCCCCTTAACTCTGCCCCTCGGGGCCCCCCGCAGCCCTTGGGGCACGCTGGGGTGAGGCctgaaaatggggaaaaaaaacctgctgaaatGGGGAAAACTGAGCCCAagccaaaataataataatgcaggGTCCCGCCGGGGGCAGGGCGGCACGGAGGGGGTTAACACCATCGAGTCGCGGTCCTCCGAGCGGCGCGGAGCGGCCCCTAGCCGTGCACGAGCGCTTCCGGGAGCacggggcggcggcggctccgcggcGGTTCGGTGAGGTTTGGTGGGGACACCCCGGGGGACACCCCCGGACCAGCCCCGAGCCCCCGCCGGGCtccccggagccgcccccccaccccgtgtccgtccccccagcccctggggacCCCTCCCGGGACCCCCCCAGGGAACCCCTGATATCGCTCCGCCTCCCTCCCACTCGCACCCCTTTTGGGGTCCCCCCTCCCGGTGCGGAGGCCCCCCGTGCCCCCCTTTCGCCCTCGGTGCACCCCCATAGtccgtgcccccccccccaaagccccctTACCCCCCCCCTCCACCTCTGTCCCCCCGACCCTAGGACCCCTCCCGGGTGTTCCCCCCAGCCCACCCAGGGCTCCCCCCCAGTCTCTCCAGCAGAGGGTGTCTGCCGCCCCCCCCATTCCCacctggatgcctgggtcctCTTTTGGGGGCTGCGGGTGGGTGCTGAGCCCTCGCCCCCCATCTCCCCCCCACTCTGTGTCTCCCTGCAGGCCATGGAGCAGCCAGAGGAGCCACCCGGCACCCACGGAGGTGAGCCCTGCCCaggagggggtgcaggggggcacCGTGAAGCCTCACTGGACAGCAGAGGGGTCTAACACTGACCAGAGCAGATCCATCTCATCTGGGTTCCCCAAGgctctccaaggatggagacccaCCATGTCCCAGGgtctcttccccagctccatcccaccagggtgggggggacacaggggaccTCTGAGGGGTCCTTGCTCCAACCCAACCCCAACCAGGGTCCACCCTGACCCCCACGTTCCTCCTGGCCATCTCCAAATGAGGTTTGGGTCTGAGGAGGGGGCACCATATGGCTTGGGAGGCAATTTGGGAGATCAGGGCGGGCAGTGAGGGAGAGCAAGGGGTGATTTGGGAGATCTGAGGTGATTCAGGAATTCCAGGGATCAGTTTGGGATACTGGGGGCAATTAAGAAGCTCAGGGAGAGCAATTAGGGATCCGCATGGTGACCCCCAGCTCCGTGTCCCCACAGGCACCCTGACGTCCCCAGAGACTGACACCCCCGAGAGCCTGGTGACATCGCCACCGCTGCCCCCATCACCTGCCCTCGGCTGGCCCTGGGGGctgccccccacaccccacccgGCTACCCGGAAACCCTACAAGTGCACCGAATGCGGCAAGGCCTTTGGGCAGAGTTCGCACCTGATGCGGCACCTGGGCACCCACACGGGCGAGAAACCCTACAAGTGCGGCGCCTGTGCCAAGAGCTTCACCCAGAACTCCaacctcctgcagcaccagcgCACCCACACCGGCGAGAAACCCTACGAATGCGGCGCCTGCGGCAAACGTTTCGGCTGGAGCTCCAACCTCAGCCAGCACCGCCGTCTCCACAGCGGCCAGAAGCCCTTCCAGTGCAGCCAGTGCGGCAAATGCTTTGGTGAGAGCGCCCGTCTGCTCGAGCACCAGCGCACCCACACCGGCGAGAAGCCCTACCGCTGTCCCGACTGCCCCAAGACCTTCAGCCGCGGCTCCCACCTCGCTCGCCACCGCCGCCTCCACGCGGCTGAGCGGGGACCCAGTCCGGCCCTGGCGATGCGCCGGGGGCTCTGAGGGGCTCCCCAAGGAGAGGGGAGGCGGCGGCAGAGCGGACGATGGTGTTTCTGTGGTGACCATAGGGACATGGTTTGGCCTGCTGGTGCTCATCACCAACAGGAGGATTCATGGAGGATCCATGACATGGTCAATGGCTGCTACAGCCCTTCTGCGGTGGCCATGGGGACGTGGTTTGGCCCCGTTGGCGCCCATCATCAACACAAAGACTTCAGGAAGATCCATGACGTGGCCAGCGGTTATTACAGCTGTTCTGTGATGGCGGCGTGTCCGTGGGTTGGCCCTATTGGCACCCATTGCCAAGACAAAGACTTCAGGAGGAGCCATGACGTGGCCAGTGGCCGCTATGGCCCTTCCATGGCGGCCACAGGGATATAGTTTGGCCCCATTCGTGCTCACCGTCAATGTAAAACCTCGGGGAGGAGCCATGATGTGGCCAATGGCTCTGTGGCCCTTCtgtgggggctgtggggacatGGTTTGGCTTCATCAGTGCCCATTGTTGGTTCATGGGGAACCTGCATAAGCAAAAAGCCACAGGATTGGAAACAAATGTGGACACAAAGGCTTGGGGAGGGCTCATGATGTGGCCAACGGCTACCACAGCCCTTCTGTGGTAGCCATGGGGATGTGGTCTGGCCTTTTTGGTGCCTGTCACCAATGCAAAGACTTGGGAAGGGTCCATGACATGGCCAATGGCTACTACAGCCCTTCTCTGGTGGCCACAGAGATGTGGTTTGGCCCCACTGGCGCCCACTGTCAACACAAAGACTTGGGCAGGGCCCACAATGGGGACATGGGTTTGCCCCACTAGTGCCTCCCACTGGCTTATGGAGAAGCCATGTGGGCAAAAAGAGATGACATTGGGGCTGAAGGTGGACACAAAGGCTCGGGGAGGACCCATGACACAGCCTAACGGTTACTACAGCTCACCTGTGGTGGCCACGGGGATGTGGTTTGGTCCCATTGGCACCCGTCATCATTGCAAAGACCTGGGGAGGGCCCATGACATGGCCAACGGCTACCACAGCCCTTCCATGGTGGCCACGTGCCCACGGTTGGCACCCGCTATTCCGTAGATAAGGTGTCATGTGGGCAAGCATTGTGGAGGGGGGGATTTTTttaggggggaggggggaaatcaCAATTAACAGCACTAAAATGGTCCTTAAAACCCGCGTGTTGATTTTTCACCACCCGCCAGCGGCACCAAGTCTGTTTAACCGCCCCCACCGCCGCAGTTTGGGGGGACGGAAGCCATGTCGCTGGGAGGGGACAAGCGGGACGGACCCCCATCTCCCTCCATCTGTCCATGCAGGGCATCAAATCCATGGCTGCAGTGGGGTCAGAGTCCTCCAGGTTTCACCCCAGGGTGCTCAAACAGTCCTGGAGGCTCATCCATGGGCATGGGGGGAGCCCCAAAGCCCACCCCCGAAGCAGCTCAGGGGTGGCAGGGCCCCTCCCCGGGGCACCCTTATGCTGTGTGAGCGGGGCCAGCACCCGCGGCCTCGGCGCCTGGCCACGTTGCCAGCCCAGGTTCAGGTGGTGGTGGCCCCGGCGGTGGCCCCGGCGGTGGCACGGGGTGGGTGGCAGCGGCGTGGCGCTCGAGGAGAGTGCGGTGGGAGAAGCCCTTGGTGCAGAGGCGGCACTGGAAGCGCTCGGGGCGGTGGGTGCGCATGTGGACGTTGAGGGAGCTCTTCTGGGTGAAGCGTTTGCAGCAGACGCCGCACTGGAAGGCGCGGACGCCCGTGTGGGTCACCATGTGCTTCAGCAGGTAGTCACGGAGTGAGAAGGAGCGCCAGCAAATGGAGCACTGGTGGGGCTTCTCGCCTACGGGAAGACAACCATGGGTCAGCTTGGATCTATACGGGTCAATATGGATCAATATGCATCAACAAGGATCAATGTGAGCCAACATGGATAAATAAAGGTCAACGTGGATCGATACACATCAACGTGGGTCAATGTGGATCGAtacaggtcaacacagatcaACGTGGGTCAACATGGATTGATGCGTGTCAACATGGATCAACATGGGTCAACACAGATCAATATGCGTCAGCATGGATCAACATGGATCAATACGTGTCAACACAGATTGATACGGATCAACATGGGTCAACATGGATCGATACGCGTCAACATGGATCAACATGGGTCAACACGGATCAATATGCGTCAGCATGGATCAACATGGGTCAACACAGATCGTTATGGGTCAACACAGATCGATACATGTCAACACGCATCAACGTGGGTCAACACGGATCAATACGGGTCAACGTGGATCAACACGGAGCAACACAGGTTGACGGGTCAACATGGGTCAACATGGATCAGTCAGCACGGGTCAACACGGGTCAATGTGAGTCAACATAGGTCAACACAAGTCAACGGGTCAATGTGGGTCAAAAGGGAGTGACATGCATCAAGGGTCAACACAGATCAACATGGATCAACACAGGTAACAGGGCGTGACATGGGCGAACACAGACCAACACGGGTCAACATGGATCCAGAGGTGAATGTGGATTAACATGGATCAGCACAGGTCAACATGGGTCAGCAGATCAACTTGGGTCAACACAGATCAACATGGTTCCACAGGTGAACGTGAATCAACACGGGTCAACATGGGTCAGCAGATCAATGTGGGTTGATGTAGATCAACATGGGTCAACACAGGTCAACGTGGGTCACCGGATTAACAAAGCAACATGGATCAACATGGGGAGACACAGATTGGCGTGGGTCAACACAGGTCAACATGGGTGAACACAGGTCAGCACTGCGTCAGCGTGGGCCAACACAGAAGGACATAGGACATCATGGATCAGCACAGGTCAACAGGGGTCAAAATGGAGCAACACGGAGTGACATGGGTCAACATAGATCAATGGGGCCAACATGGATCAACATGGGGCAACACAGACTGATGTGCGTGACCACACAGTGACACAGGTCACCGTGAGTCAACACAGGTCAACACTGATTACATGGAGTGACACATGTCAACATGGATCAACACGGAGTGACATGTGTCAACATGGAGCGATGTGGAGCGACACGGGTCAACACAGGTCAACGCTTGATCAACACGGGTCACCACAGAGTGACATGGGTCAACACAGAGCGACACAGGTCACTGACCACATGGGGCAACGCATGTCAACATGGGTCAACACAGAGTGACATGTGTCAACATGGAGCGACACGGGTCAACACAGGTCAATGCTTGATCAACATGGGTCAACACAGAGGGATGCGGGTCAACGCTGATCGCGTAGGGCAACGCATGTCAACATGAACAGAGCGACACGTGTCAACATGGATTGACATGGGGTGACACAGGTTAACGCAGGTCACCGTCCGTCCCCGTTACGTCACTGCCCCTGTCCCCCAACGCCCCCGTCCCGCCGTGTCCCCGCTCCCTCACTGCACCGTCCCCACCGCCCAAATCATTGTCCCCCGACATCTCCCTGCCCTTCCGTCCCCCCACCATCCCCCAGgaccccaccccggccccgcccaCCCCGGGGCGCTGGGCGAGCCCACCGCCTCCCCACCGTGTCCCCCCGCCTCGGCGTCCCCTCACCGGAGTGGATGAACATGTGTTTGGTGTAGTTCTTGCGGGAGCTGAAGGTCTTCTGGCAGTGGCCGCACTGGTAGGAGGGCTCGGGGCAACGCGAGGGGCCGGGCTGGGGCGCCTCGGGGGTCGGGGCGACGCCCGCCCCGCCCAGCCCCGCCTCTGCTCCCCCCTCGtagagcggcggcggcgcgaAGCCAAAACCGTTGCCCCCCGTCACCCCCTTGGCCCCGAACGCCGGCGCCCGGCCCAGCGCCTCCAGGCTGCAGTCGGGCCCGAACTTGCCCCCCTCCTCGCCGGGCCAGGGGGGCAGGAAGGCGTCGGCGAAGACCTCGGGGGCGCCAAAAAATGGGGGCTCCTCGGCGGCGAAGGGTGGGGGGGCGAAGCCTTCCTCACCGGCGGCGGtgcccccccctccctcctcttcctcttcctcctccttaaCCGGCAGCTGGAGCCGCAGAGGTTGGCGTTGCTTGCGGCTGTGACAGCTCGGCGCCGGCTCGGCCGGACCGAAGCGGACGTCGGGCTCcggcggtgccggtgccggtgccggtagGGGCTTGTGGCGGGGGTCGGTGGGCGCCGGGGTGGGGtcggggcgcggcgggcggggcggagggggcaGCGCCTTGGGCCCGCGGCTCTGGGAGATGATCTGGGTGCATTCGTCGATGACAGTCTTGATCTGGAGGATGGAAGCGGCGGTGAGGATCTGCAGAGCTTCCGACTGAGCCACCACCAAGCAACCGCTGTACATGAACTCCACCAGCTGCCGCACGGCTCCGCTGGGGACGACGGGCGGCACCTCGATGGCCGAGTGACCCAAGAGCAGCTTGTCGTGGAAGAAGGGGCTGCCGGCGGCCAGGACGCAGCGGTGGGCCCGTAGGGTGGCCTCGCGGATGCGAACCGTCACGTCGCAGAAGTGGCCGCCCAAGCGTTGCCCGTTGAGGGTCTCCAGCAACGAACGGCTGAAGTTCTGCAGGTGGATGTAGTGGACGGCCTCCGCCATGGCCGCGGGGACGGGCGCCGGCGGGGACCGGCGTCGGCAGCGAGGTCTGGAGGTACCTGAGGGGAGAGCGACGGGGGTTGGGGACACCTTATGGGGTGTCACCAGGGACTGGGGACGTCAGGATGGGGTGGAGAAGCCACCAGGGCATCGCCAGGATCATGGGACACCAGTGAGGACATCACTGGGCGGGGTTAAGGACACAGCTGGGGACATCGACATC
Proteins encoded in this region:
- the LOC142048933 gene encoding uncharacterized protein LOC142048933, with the protein product MFLVEGSWVLVARGQCPPLPPAPPTLRDHSQRRRRPPATPSPRPRCRQAPTAAPTAAMEQPEEPPGTHGGTLTSPETDTPESLVTSPPLPPSPALGWPWGLPPTPHPATRKPYKCTECGKAFGQSSHLMRHLGTHTGEKPYKCGACAKSFTQNSNLLQHQRTHTGEKPYECGACGKRFGWSSNLSQHRRLHSGQKPFQCSQCGKCFGESARLLEHQRTHTGEKPYRCPDCPKTFSRGSHLARHRRLHAAERGPSPALAMRRGL
- the ZBTB45 gene encoding zinc finger and BTB domain-containing protein 45 translates to MAEAVHYIHLQNFSRSLLETLNGQRLGGHFCDVTVRIREATLRAHRCVLAAGSPFFHDKLLLGHSAIEVPPVVPSGAVRQLVEFMYSGCLVVAQSEALQILTAASILQIKTVIDECTQIISQSRGPKALPPPPRPPRPDPTPAPTDPRHKPLPAPAPAPPEPDVRFGPAEPAPSCHSRKQRQPLRLQLPVKEEEEEEEGGGGTAAGEEGFAPPPFAAEEPPFFGAPEVFADAFLPPWPGEEGGKFGPDCSLEALGRAPAFGAKGVTGGNGFGFAPPPLYEGGAEAGLGGAGVAPTPEAPQPGPSRCPEPSYQCGHCQKTFSSRKNYTKHMFIHSGEKPHQCSICWRSFSLRDYLLKHMVTHTGVRAFQCGVCCKRFTQKSSLNVHMRTHRPERFQCRLCTKGFSHRTLLERHAAATHPVPPPGPPPGPPPPEPGLATWPGAEAAGAGPAHTA